Sequence from the Aquila chrysaetos chrysaetos chromosome 23, bAquChr1.4, whole genome shotgun sequence genome:
GGGACGaagtgaagttcaagtcgtATTGTCTAAAGCACAGCAAGAACAAACAGAATTCCCTGCCTGATGTTGATGAGCACCCCAAGAGTGTGTCAGACCAGAAGCAAACAGAGAGTGAGAAAACCAGTCTGCGAGCCCAAAAACTCCGAGAGCTGGAAGAAGAGTTTTACTCACTAGTTAAAGTGGAGGATGTTGCAGCAGAACTGGGCCTTCCTAAACTTGCTGTAGACTTCATCTACAATTACTGGAAATTAAAGCGAAAAAGTAACTTTAACAAACCATTGTTTCCTCCCAAGGAGGATGAAGAAAATGGCTTGGTGCAGCCAAAAGAAGATAGTATTCATACTCGCATGAGGATGTTCATGCATTTGAGGCAGGACCTAGAAAGGGTAAGAATTTAACTAgtgaagttttgaaaaactaTGGTCTTTGTTCATGGACAAAATTGGGAATGGGGGAAGCACAGggagatgattttaaaaaacagtaattaaaaaaaaaaaaagtaaggccTTCAGCTCTTTTGATATGCTgcactgcctgctgcagagaCTTGCTTAGAGGTTATTCCTTTATGTATTTCAAGATGCATGTTTCTATGCACAATGGACATATTTGCTAATTGACTCTTTGACTTCAACTTCAATTgagtaaatgtttaaaaaaaactgagTAAATTTATTTGACCCAGCTGTAGTAGTTGCTAGTGATACAGatacaataacaaaaaatgttacttttattaaacaaaagtaAGTGCAAACAGCAAAGGAATGGGGCAGGCTTAAAAAATTCTTATCTTCCACGTTCTGTCTTGGGATGGAGTGACTCTtgatttgtaattaaaaaggcattttgtgaTGGTTATAATAGAATGGTAAATATTGGTCAATTCTGGctttggaaaaatgaatttgcatAGGTAAAGTAGTAAGTATTCTTTGGTGAGTGTGCATTAAGCTTTTGTAGTAtcctaaaaatatattaaagcaGAGCTTCTCACCCTCATGGTTTGAGGGCAAGTAGGTGAAGTCCTAGATGGTTAACTTCCACAGTGACTTTTTGGctccacacacacagaagaagaATGCTGGCCTTTACTCATACCACTTCCCTTGACGTCTGATTCAGGAGTCTTACTCACCTCTCTTCCTCACCAGTGTGCTGGTGTCAGCTTGTCCCAGATAGTGGGCAGGCTGAATCACTTGTCACTCTCTTGCAGTGCTTTCACTGCACGTACCTGCCTTAGGTGCTACGGTTGGTTAGCGGTCTGAAAATAACCCACTGAGTCTACCACTGCTTGTGGCTTTactgagaaggaggaaaaggaaattatctTTTTATCAGTAGCTAGCTGGGCTCTTACCAGATTGCCAGCTACCTGGTAGTTTGAAAAGATGGAATCCATCAGCAAAATTCAGAGCAGGAATTTATTAGGAAGGCATACAGAGTGCCTTTTTCTGGCAGCTGATGGGGGAGGAAGCCAGGCTTGTTACCACTCAGAGGCTGCCCATTAGGTTGGCCTGTTGGCTGGTGATCACCTGCAGTTTTCAAGTGCTTGCCGATAGGTAATGAATGTAAAAAGGGTAACAAAATGAAGTAGATGTGCTAAATGTGATTTGGAGACAttggagaggagaggggaaggaaaagcagaagagggaaaacagtgttgtaagaaaagagagaacaatATTGGGAagagaacatgaaaatacaggGAGATGAGTGTTGGAGCCAAGATTTGCACTTGTCAGTGTAACTGTTGTCTTGAATCTAGTCATAATCAATCTCAGATCTCCTTTTGCAGGACTACTTTGGATATGgatccttatttttaaaaaaattttaaaacccatAACGTGCTTCAAATGGAGGTTTGggattttggggtggttttttttctttcaagagacTGTttagagctttttctttttctttgacgAGTAGTTAGTTTGTATCAAATTTTGTTGAAATTGATGTACTTATTCTGAGAGGAGTAATGCATAGTTTGAAACGTCCGTCTTGAAGTTTCTAAACTTCTCGTGCACAAGATTTTCTACTTGGTTATATCTGGGGATAAATATAAATTTCGGAATCTTGGAATTTCCTTTCTGGGGAGAGAGGTTCCAGTTCTGAACAGATGGGAGTCGAGTGCTGGGGGAAGTATGTTTGGCAAGTATCTTTCAACAAGCCCCTACGCTGTTTCTGTGTTCTGAAAGGTCTTTTAAGTGTTCGTGAAGAACTTCCAGTGCCTCTTACTGTTCTCATTACATTAGATGGAAATGTTGCTATTAACTCAAACAAATAGTGAAAATAGAATTATGTGGAACTGAATCACAggatggtttgggctggaagggacctttaaaattcatctagttccagcccccctgccatgggcagggacaccttccactagaccaggttgctcaaagccccatccaacctggccttgaacacttccagggatgggacatccacagcctctctgggcagcctgctccagtgcctcaccaccctcatggtaaagaatttcttccttatatccagtctaaacctaccctctttcagtttaaaaccattgccccttgttctgtcactacaggccctggtctctctctgtctgtcttctAATTAACCTTTCATATagtgaaaggctgcaataaggtctctctggagcctcctcttctccaggctgaacaactcgctcagcctttctgcagaggagaggggttccagccctctgatcatttttgtggccctcttCTGGACCTGCTTAAGGAGGTCCAcgtctgtcttgtactgggtATCCCAGAGCTCGACACAGTAgtccaggtggggtctcatgagagtggagtagagagggagaatcacctccctcgacctgctggtcacgcttcttttgatgcagcccaggatacggttgtctttctgggctgtgagtgcacgTTGCCAGCTCATGTCTAGCTTTTCATCCAGCAGtaaccccaagtccttctctgcagggctgctctcaattccttcatcccccagcctgtattgatactgagggttgccctgacccaggtgcaggaccttgcgctTGGCCTTGTTTAACCTCATGAGTCAATGCAATGGagtcagaaaagaaactgcGAAATGGGTCAGCCAAAATGTGTACATTGCGCAAGAAGCCAGAGTGTTCTTTTAGAGGTGATCTGCATGTTAGTTTTGGTTTGAACAGGGCAGCTCTCTTGGGTAACTTTGTAAAAAGTATTGCTTTATAATGTTGCAATAATTTTAGGGGAAACAAACATAGTTTAGCTGTTAAAAATCATTCTATGAAACACTTTGCAGGGAAATTCAGGGAGAATCCAGTATTGTCTGCAGTAACGTCCATGGCATCGTACATAGTGGAAGCAGGCTTACAGACAAGCAAGTCTTAGAAATTACTTACTTTTGACTGGAATTTTGTGTTTGCTCACTGTTCTTACAGATGAAAGTATATTCTGCTGTCTTGCAGAATATATTCAAGGCATTCATTAAattggcaattaaaaaaaccctccaggatgttttttttaattctgttgttGATGCgcttttttaaactatgttgggatttattttcttattgccTATTAAGTCTCCTGTTATTCCTCCGTAGGTGAGAAATCTCTGCTACATGGtaagcaggagagagaaactgaAGTTGTCTCACAGTAAAGTACATGAACAGGTCTTCAATTTGCAAGTCCAGCTCATTAATCAGGAAATTGCTGCAGGTAAtcatataaatgtaaaatatatacaaattctgtctgtacttaaaaaatatgttCTCTTTATGTTCCTGCTTAGTGTCCTTAACACTGTGaatctgcctttaaaaactTTCTTCAAGTACACAGTCAACGAAAGTagcaacacacacaaaactctttaatctcttaaaatatttacttggatatttctttattttatgacCATTTCTGGTATAGGCCTATTACTTATCAATCACTATGGCATCCAGATAGCAGAAACTAGCTGGTGGTGATCGCTAGGTGTTTGCTTCCTTGGCCTGCTGGTTATGACACTGTTTCCCCACAGCAAGCTTTGCACTGCTGCTTGGTTCTCCAGCTgaggttttttcccttgctgtcAGTTGTTGGTTCCTTCGGGCAAAAGAGAAGAGTGACTGATAGGAATCGCTGTTGTTCTCAACGTTGCCTTGCATGCTTGATGAACAGCGCAAAGAGGCATTTCTTAGCTTGCTATCTGCAGTTACTCTCCTTCCTTAAAAAGAGTTTAAGTACTCTGCTTTTAAATAGTGAACAGTAACTGGTTAGGAATGCTGATGTACCAAACCCCACTCTGCCCTTCTTTTTTATAGCGACCATTTTGAAATAAGGAACACAACATTTGGGAAAGAGGACGAGTATACATTACAGTGCAATTACTTCTGGTTTTTTAATAGGGAAGGCAGCTATTTCTTCAATATGAAATTAAGAtatctctgttctttttaatgACCAATTTAGAGTGAAGTCTTtgcactttgttttttctctacCCCTGAAACATGAATAAGTTTCATTAGTACTGACAAGGTGGTTCCTTTAAACTGTTTTAGGTCAGACTAGTACTTTGTAGAAGCAGCAGTACTCTAAAGCACTTTGGTTTtgtgtaaatgcattttattagaaacatctactaaatttattttatgtctttacAAATACAAGTAGTTTCTTAATGCTTATTAGAATAGCTTGATAGCTACTTCACAATGGTGCTGTATGCATGTAATATCATAAAGACTAATATATTGAGGCGAAAAGACTTTAAAGCTTAGAAAATTTTATAATACAAAGCAGAGAGTTGAGCTAAGTCCAAATTGAAACTCAGTTTGAagcattgttttttctccatccAAAACTGAATATGAAGCTTTTTTATAGCTTTGTTGGAACTACTTCAGTCATATCTCAAAACTGGTTCAATTCACTGGCTTAAAGCCCTGTAAAAAGGGCACattgttgtttttaatggaaatgctAAAATGCTTACCTAAATTCCGAAACGGTGGATAATTTGGAACAGTTTTCATTATCCCAACTTCTCTTTAATGtcctaaaataatttcacacTAATTGTTTGCAAATGCTTCTTACTGTTGAATGACCTTCTAATGGACTATAAAACTTGTTACAGATAACAAAATGAttgcccttttttaaaaaagccttttttttcttctgctcccttgtcTCTTTCTCCTGTAGGCCATACCCTGACAAGTGCACTAGAGAACACACTGTTCTACCCACCTCCCAGGATCACCCTGAAGTTAAAAATGCCCAAATCAGCACTAGGAGATTGCAAAAATAACTCGCTGAAGCCTGGCAACAGACCACTTTCTCCTGACAACAGCACTGTTTACAGCAAACGGAGCATGCCAATGTCAAAGGAATCAtttgaaattaaagcaaaatcttACTCCAGGTATCAGCATGACAGCAGAAGTAACGGGTTGCTGGCAGGGATCGGCAAGCCTCGGAGTGAGGTGAAGGATTCTGGCCCCACGCAGATGCCGGAGTTTTACCGGGGCCAGCCATCCGGGAAGCCCTTGGCGCTCCAGGCAGCTTTGCACGGACAGTCTTCCATTGGGAATGGGCGGGTGCAGCAGGAGAACTTGAGGCTGGTGGCCAAGTCCAATGGTTTGATGGGCAGGGCTGGAGACGTGAGCCAGAGAGACAGCTCCAGCCAGACGCCCTACGAACAAGAGTCTGTGCTCACGGCTCACTTGGCCAGCCAGAGCAGTTTCAGAAAATCCACCATAGAACACTTTAGCCGGTCCTTTAAAGAGGCTACCAACAGTCTGGTGAGGACCACAGAAGATCTCCGGTGCTGTGAAAAGCCAACCAGAAGACTTGCAACAAAAGATCGCTTGTGGAGCAAGCAGACGCTTGAAGGTGCTCCGTACCAGGACAACGACGGGTACTGTCCTGACTTAGAGCTGAGTGACTCTGAAGCAGAAAGTgatgaaaacaaagagcaagTGAGGTTAAGACGAAGTAGCTCAGAGAGAGAAAGCCCAAGTAAGGACTTTGGAAGAGATTGTCAcaatagaaacaaaaagaatatgATTTCTCACAGTTCAGTGCAAAGGTGATTAGAAGCCCCCACGGGGTAACTCAGCCTTTATGTATTCCAGTGTACCAGTGCAAAG
This genomic interval carries:
- the JADE3 gene encoding protein Jade-3 isoform X1, producing the protein MNKDVVKHLPASMACRHFHSSQYRSGEWTKGPALESDSLSHTPAALEGCVRMKRHRHLSTSDSSDNESPSTSFSSCSKYRSKSKTPANEQKKPAEVFRKDLISAMKLPDSHHVNPDEYYIFADTWKQEWEKGVQVPASPETIPQPSLRVVAEKVKEVLYTRPRKYIHCSSQEPTEPGYINILELAESVCRYDLDDMDIFWLQELNEELTEMGCGPLDENTMEKTIEVLERHCHENMNHAIETEEGLGIEYDEDVICDVCRSPDSEDGNDMVFCDKCNICVHQACYGILKVPEGSWLCRTCVLGIHPQCLLCPKRGGAMKATRTGTKWAHVSCALWIPEVSIACPERMEPITKVSHIPPSRWALVCSLCKLKTGACIQCSVKSCITAFHVTCAFEHSLEMKTILDDGDEVKFKSYCLKHSKNKQNSLPDVDEHPKSVSDQKQTESEKTSLRAQKLRELEEEFYSLVKVEDVAAELGLPKLAVDFIYNYWKLKRKSNFNKPLFPPKEDEENGLVQPKEDSIHTRMRMFMHLRQDLERVRNLCYMVSRREKLKLSHSKVHEQVFNLQVQLINQEIAAGHTLTSALENTLFYPPPRITLKLKMPKSALGDCKNNSLKPGNRPLSPDNSTVYSKRSMPMSKESFEIKAKSYSRYQHDSRSNGLLAGIGKPRSEVKDSGPTQMPEFYRGQPSGKPLALQAALHGQSSIGNGRVQQENLRLVAKSNGLMGRAGDVSQRDSSSQTPYEQESVLTAHLASQSSFRKSTIEHFSRSFKEATNSLVRTTEDLRCCEKPTRRLATKDRLWSKQTLEGAPYQDNDGYCPDLELSDSEAESDENKEQVRLRRSSSERESPSKDFGRDCHNRNKKNMISHSSVQR
- the JADE3 gene encoding protein Jade-3 isoform X2; the encoded protein is MKRHRHLSTSDSSDNESPSTSFSSCSKYRSKSKTPANEQKKPAEVFRKDLISAMKLPDSHHVNPDEYYIFADTWKQEWEKGVQVPASPETIPQPSLRVVAEKVKEVLYTRPRKYIHCSSQEPTEPGYINILELAESVCRYDLDDMDIFWLQELNEELTEMGCGPLDENTMEKTIEVLERHCHENMNHAIETEEGLGIEYDEDVICDVCRSPDSEDGNDMVFCDKCNICVHQACYGILKVPEGSWLCRTCVLGIHPQCLLCPKRGGAMKATRTGTKWAHVSCALWIPEVSIACPERMEPITKVSHIPPSRWALVCSLCKLKTGACIQCSVKSCITAFHVTCAFEHSLEMKTILDDGDEVKFKSYCLKHSKNKQNSLPDVDEHPKSVSDQKQTESEKTSLRAQKLRELEEEFYSLVKVEDVAAELGLPKLAVDFIYNYWKLKRKSNFNKPLFPPKEDEENGLVQPKEDSIHTRMRMFMHLRQDLERVRNLCYMVSRREKLKLSHSKVHEQVFNLQVQLINQEIAAGHTLTSALENTLFYPPPRITLKLKMPKSALGDCKNNSLKPGNRPLSPDNSTVYSKRSMPMSKESFEIKAKSYSRYQHDSRSNGLLAGIGKPRSEVKDSGPTQMPEFYRGQPSGKPLALQAALHGQSSIGNGRVQQENLRLVAKSNGLMGRAGDVSQRDSSSQTPYEQESVLTAHLASQSSFRKSTIEHFSRSFKEATNSLVRTTEDLRCCEKPTRRLATKDRLWSKQTLEGAPYQDNDGYCPDLELSDSEAESDENKEQVRLRRSSSERESPSKDFGRDCHNRNKKNMISHSSVQR